The Cystobacter fuscus DSM 2262 genome includes a window with the following:
- a CDS encoding polyhydroxyalkanoate synthesis regulator DNA-binding domain-containing protein → MSEPEQAGVPAKEPKVIKRYTNRKLYDTVESRYVTLDEIAAMIKDGVEVQIVDNKTKEDLTSVTLAQIIFEEEKKRNRMPLTVLREIIRHPGESLTDFIQKAVTPRVASIREEAESRLDKLLRREEATPDGEPAAPQEDASGGATAPTPSGAAELLKASQRALEDWQRRIDERVKQAVENLAGNLPAMGRDMQVLTQRLEELEKKLDEMDKKKQS, encoded by the coding sequence ATGAGCGAGCCAGAGCAGGCAGGCGTGCCGGCGAAGGAGCCTAAGGTCATCAAGCGGTACACGAACCGCAAGCTCTACGACACCGTCGAGAGCCGGTACGTGACCCTCGACGAGATCGCCGCGATGATCAAGGACGGCGTGGAGGTCCAGATTGTCGATAACAAGACGAAGGAGGACCTCACCTCGGTCACGCTCGCGCAGATCATCTTCGAGGAGGAGAAGAAGCGGAACCGGATGCCCCTGACGGTGCTCCGGGAGATCATCCGCCACCCGGGCGAGTCCCTCACGGACTTCATCCAGAAGGCCGTCACGCCCCGCGTGGCGTCCATCCGCGAGGAGGCCGAGTCCCGGCTCGACAAGCTGCTGCGCCGCGAGGAGGCCACGCCGGACGGTGAGCCCGCGGCCCCCCAGGAGGACGCCAGCGGCGGCGCCACGGCGCCCACTCCCAGCGGAGCGGCGGAGCTGCTCAAGGCCAGCCAGCGCGCGCTCGAGGACTGGCAGCGCCGGATCGACGAGCGGGTCAAGCAGGCCGTGGAGAACCTGGCCGGCAACCTGCCCGCGATGGGCCGTGACATGCAGGTGCTCACCCAGCGGCTCGAGGAGCTCGAGAAGAAGCTGGATGAGATGGACAAGAAGAAGCAGTCCTGA
- a CDS encoding RICIN domain-containing protein codes for MTLFKKNTRTGVSLALWGLCGLVPSLASAAGESVQVWLTTTSGSSLSKRFNAEANKTFGTQSGTSTTIDITESTTYQTIDGFGGALTDSSAWLIYNSPQRNAIMNDLFSVSAGGGYGMVRLPMGASDFARNNYSYDDTCCDLNGFSINHDTAYIIPLLKQALQLNPELKITALPWSAPGWMKFNNSFTGGGYLRNDLYGMYADYFVKFLQGYKAQGVPIHSVSMQNEPHNANSTYATMQMEPADQANFAANNLRPALNNAGFGSVKIFAWDHNWYEGGAPSRFAYDTLAYNNGQAQAAIAGVAWHCYESPETGSAVQNDFHNAYPNEEIHFTECTGGEWAKDAAANFTWNVRNVIMGPLRNWARSSLYWNIALDPNHGPYTGGCVDCRGMLTVNNTTGTYTKNEDYYSWAHFGKVARAGAVRIGSTSLGNGNIETVAFKNPDGSLALVALNSNGSQTLTFKVRWNGQSFDYSLPPRSVASFKWKAGSSGGTTTAYRLVNKATGKCVDVEAQSTADGAKIHQWACHTGSSQQWTLQPTDSGYSQIVSRHSGKALDVADVSTADGAPVQQWTWSNGSNQQFKTVSLGNGYVRIEARHSGKVLDVTSCTSSGDGTKLQQWAWSNNDCQQFLLEPI; via the coding sequence ATGACTCTCTTCAAGAAGAACACGCGGACGGGTGTCTCCCTGGCGCTGTGGGGCCTGTGCGGGCTGGTGCCCTCGCTCGCCTCGGCGGCGGGTGAGTCCGTCCAGGTCTGGCTGACCACCACCTCGGGCAGCTCCCTGTCCAAGCGCTTCAACGCCGAGGCGAACAAGACCTTCGGAACGCAGAGCGGCACGTCGACGACGATCGACATCACCGAGTCGACGACCTACCAGACCATCGATGGGTTCGGGGGGGCCCTCACGGACTCGTCCGCGTGGCTCATCTACAACTCACCCCAGCGCAACGCCATCATGAACGATCTGTTCAGCGTGTCGGCGGGCGGGGGCTACGGCATGGTCCGTCTGCCCATGGGGGCGTCGGACTTCGCGCGCAACAACTACAGCTACGACGACACGTGCTGTGACTTGAATGGCTTCTCCATCAACCACGACACGGCCTACATCATCCCGCTGCTCAAGCAGGCGCTCCAGCTCAACCCCGAGCTGAAGATCACCGCCCTGCCGTGGAGCGCCCCCGGGTGGATGAAGTTCAACAACTCGTTCACCGGCGGCGGCTACCTGCGCAATGACTTGTACGGCATGTATGCCGATTACTTCGTCAAGTTCCTCCAGGGCTACAAGGCCCAGGGCGTGCCCATCCACTCGGTGAGCATGCAGAACGAGCCGCACAACGCCAACAGCACGTACGCGACGATGCAGATGGAGCCCGCGGACCAGGCGAACTTCGCGGCCAACAACCTGCGGCCCGCGCTCAACAACGCGGGCTTCGGCTCGGTGAAGATCTTCGCCTGGGATCACAACTGGTACGAGGGCGGGGCCCCGTCGCGCTTCGCCTACGACACCCTGGCCTACAACAACGGCCAGGCCCAGGCGGCCATCGCGGGCGTGGCCTGGCACTGCTACGAGAGCCCCGAGACCGGCTCCGCCGTCCAGAACGACTTCCACAACGCCTATCCCAACGAGGAGATCCACTTCACCGAGTGCACCGGCGGCGAGTGGGCGAAGGACGCGGCGGCCAACTTCACGTGGAACGTGCGCAACGTGATCATGGGCCCGCTGCGCAACTGGGCGCGCAGCTCCCTGTACTGGAACATCGCGTTGGATCCGAACCACGGCCCCTACACGGGCGGCTGCGTCGACTGCCGCGGCATGCTGACGGTGAACAACACCACGGGCACCTACACGAAGAACGAGGACTACTACTCCTGGGCGCACTTCGGGAAGGTGGCGCGCGCGGGCGCGGTGCGCATCGGCTCGACGAGCCTGGGCAATGGCAACATCGAGACCGTGGCCTTCAAGAACCCGGACGGCTCGCTGGCGCTGGTGGCGCTCAACTCCAACGGCAGCCAGACGCTCACCTTCAAGGTGCGCTGGAACGGCCAGTCCTTCGACTACTCGCTGCCGCCGCGCTCGGTCGCCTCGTTCAAGTGGAAGGCGGGCTCCTCGGGCGGCACCACCACCGCCTACCGCCTCGTGAACAAGGCCACCGGCAAGTGCGTGGACGTCGAGGCGCAGAGCACCGCGGATGGCGCGAAGATCCACCAGTGGGCGTGCCACACGGGCTCGAGCCAGCAGTGGACGCTCCAGCCGACGGACAGCGGCTACTCCCAGATCGTCTCGCGCCACAGCGGCAAGGCGCTCGACGTGGCGGACGTGAGCACCGCGGACGGCGCGCCCGTGCAGCAGTGGACCTGGTCCAATGGCTCCAATCAGCAGTTCAAGACCGTCTCCCTGGGCAACGGCTATGTCCGCATCGAGGCGCGCCACAGCGGCAAGGTGCTCGACGTGACGAGCTGCACGAGCAGTGGGGATGGGACGAAGCTGCAGCAGTGGGCATGGTCGAACAACGACTGCCAGCAATTCCTGCTCGAGCCGATCTGA
- a CDS encoding beta-1,3-glucanase family protein — MSDDFFGNFSFAGMEGRSLLLASGAGLMLATALGCGQMPETNSHEELVRKAQTAIVGNRIQAEGWNSSLTTAGAVFNEGGGDGQSVAGLQVNEVIGYSGVNFGSGVNQIQVRVGAPYAGGKAEIWADAVGSGTKLGTVAISAATGSDWNAFTTLTLTTPTISGTHNLFFKGVATGGDWLFKFDYFELHNTGGGGTTPPPTSGTVPVVVTNKCPFALNVVLSGVGDIPLEKDSAGNRIFRNLGTGGSYTYYAPSNYPSGRVSAYRTLPSPSSPRELEKAEFTLGPDGNGVQNIYYNLTYVDHVGLPMQISTVGNNGCNMAQCNKSYSALSSAIANACPDGLRYNMGGGTICLAPRSFCLDGEYASDPRRGSVCNRLDSEIARCASKYPGQCNPGTAKTPQVYACSAPFFDQSAKWCSAITRGMVDNPDSTNVAQYYNTGKPYNQYAKWVHDQCGAVYGFAYDDYPMAANQAGFYTCNGGRQLNVTFCPAG, encoded by the coding sequence ATGTCCGACGACTTTTTCGGGAATTTCAGTTTCGCGGGAATGGAAGGCAGGAGCCTGCTGCTCGCGAGCGGCGCGGGGTTGATGCTGGCCACGGCCCTGGGCTGTGGCCAGATGCCAGAGACGAACAGCCACGAGGAGCTGGTGCGCAAGGCGCAGACGGCCATCGTGGGCAACCGCATCCAGGCGGAAGGTTGGAACTCCTCGCTCACGACGGCCGGTGCCGTGTTCAACGAGGGCGGCGGTGACGGCCAGTCAGTGGCCGGCCTCCAGGTCAACGAGGTCATCGGCTACAGCGGAGTGAACTTCGGCAGCGGCGTGAACCAGATCCAGGTGCGCGTGGGCGCGCCCTACGCGGGAGGCAAGGCGGAGATCTGGGCCGACGCGGTGGGCAGTGGCACGAAGCTCGGCACGGTGGCGATCTCCGCCGCCACGGGCAGTGATTGGAATGCCTTCACCACGCTGACGCTCACCACGCCCACGATCAGCGGCACGCACAACCTGTTCTTCAAGGGCGTGGCGACGGGCGGTGACTGGTTGTTCAAGTTCGACTACTTCGAACTGCACAACACGGGCGGCGGGGGCACGACGCCTCCTCCCACGTCGGGCACGGTGCCGGTGGTGGTGACGAACAAGTGCCCGTTCGCCCTCAACGTCGTCCTGTCGGGTGTGGGCGACATCCCTCTGGAGAAGGACTCGGCGGGCAACAGGATCTTCCGCAACCTCGGCACCGGGGGCAGCTACACCTACTACGCGCCGAGCAACTACCCCAGCGGCCGCGTGAGCGCCTACCGCACGCTGCCCTCGCCCTCCTCGCCGCGCGAGCTGGAGAAGGCCGAGTTCACGCTCGGACCCGACGGCAACGGCGTGCAGAACATCTACTACAACCTCACGTACGTGGACCACGTGGGTCTGCCCATGCAGATCTCCACCGTGGGCAACAACGGCTGCAACATGGCCCAGTGCAACAAGAGCTACAGCGCGCTGAGCTCGGCCATCGCCAACGCGTGCCCGGACGGGCTGCGCTACAACATGGGGGGCGGCACCATCTGCCTCGCGCCGCGCTCCTTCTGCCTCGACGGGGAGTACGCGAGCGACCCGCGCCGCGGCTCGGTGTGCAACCGCCTGGACAGCGAGATCGCCCGGTGCGCGAGCAAGTACCCCGGCCAGTGCAACCCGGGCACGGCGAAGACGCCGCAGGTGTATGCCTGCTCCGCGCCCTTCTTCGACCAGAGCGCCAAGTGGTGCTCGGCCATCACGCGCGGCATGGTGGACAACCCCGACAGCACGAACGTGGCCCAGTACTACAACACCGGCAAGCCCTACAACCAGTACGCCAAGTGGGTGCATGACCAGTGCGGCGCGGTGTACGGGTTCGCCTACGACGACTACCCCATGGCGGCCAACCAGGCCGGCTTCTACACCTGCAACGGCGGCCGGCAGCTCAACGTGACGTTCTGCCCCGCGGGCTGA
- a CDS encoding ArsA family ATPase, which translates to MGALFDKRLWIVSGKGGVGKSTVAAALALRSARAGRRTLVCEVNTQERISGLLGHPPVGPQVTLLEANLWAVDVRPQEAMREYALMVLRFETLYKTVFENKVVRYFLRFIPSLQELVLLGKILYHAQEKRPDGQPLWDTIVMDAPATGHAITFLRVPQVLMQTVPPGPMSREALKMKDLLEDPAVTAAVLVSLPEEMPVNETLELHAALRDQVRVRTHAAVLNATFPERFTEDDLEALVDQPELLQVARAHHARANQTVLAQLKLERNLHVPVHSVPRIFTPCFDRSAIEQVMTHLEPLVTGKAAP; encoded by the coding sequence ATGGGCGCGCTGTTCGACAAGCGGTTGTGGATCGTTTCCGGCAAGGGTGGCGTGGGCAAGAGCACCGTCGCCGCCGCCCTGGCCCTGCGCTCGGCACGCGCGGGCCGCCGCACCCTGGTGTGCGAGGTCAATACCCAGGAGCGCATCAGCGGCCTGCTCGGCCACCCTCCCGTGGGCCCCCAGGTGACGCTCCTGGAAGCCAACCTGTGGGCGGTGGACGTGCGCCCCCAGGAGGCCATGCGCGAGTACGCGCTCATGGTCCTGCGCTTCGAGACCCTCTACAAGACGGTCTTCGAGAACAAGGTCGTGCGCTACTTCCTGCGCTTCATCCCCTCGCTGCAGGAGCTGGTGCTGCTCGGGAAGATCCTCTACCACGCCCAGGAGAAGCGCCCGGATGGCCAGCCCCTGTGGGACACGATCGTCATGGACGCGCCGGCCACGGGCCATGCCATCACCTTCCTCCGGGTGCCCCAGGTGCTCATGCAGACGGTGCCCCCCGGGCCCATGTCCCGCGAGGCCCTGAAGATGAAGGATCTCCTGGAGGATCCCGCGGTGACGGCCGCGGTGCTGGTGTCCCTGCCCGAGGAGATGCCGGTGAACGAGACGCTCGAGCTGCACGCCGCGCTGCGCGACCAGGTGCGGGTGCGCACCCACGCGGCGGTGCTCAACGCCACCTTCCCCGAGCGCTTCACCGAGGATGACCTGGAGGCCCTGGTGGACCAGCCCGAGCTGCTCCAGGTAGCCCGGGCCCACCATGCGCGGGCGAACCAGACGGTGCTCGCGCAGCTCAAGCTGGAGCGCAACCTGCACGTGCCCGTCCACTCCGTGCCGCGCATCTTCACCCCGTGCTTCGACCGCTCGGCCATCGAGCAGGTGATGACCCACCTGGAGCCGCTGGTGACGGGGAAGGCGGCCCCATGA
- a CDS encoding ArsA family ATPase: MNALSEALASKRVLVSVGSGGVGKTTISATLALRAAVDGRSSLVCTIDPAKRLANSLGLNALGNVEAEVPASALEPLGVSARARLHAMMLDMKQTWDDLIVKNAPADKREKILANRFYQSLSSALAGSQEYVAMEKLWELRTQRDYELIVLDTPPTAHALDFLEAPNRVLDFLDNEAARWLLTPALAAGKVGLSLFSLGSSYMTKAISRFTGTETLQELAAFMLSIAPMNESFRVRARGVRELLEAQQTGFVLVTSPGRERLDEVVHFHKLLKQNGMEIVAVVVNRVHPMPPPALWEEARSLIPARRAKVEQTLREMTLLAEQDARGILELQAACEGTPLVQVPRFELDVHDIGALWRTGRFLMGEEVIPLPQPQLTAGAGTP, translated from the coding sequence ATGAACGCGCTGTCAGAAGCCCTCGCGTCCAAGCGCGTCCTGGTGTCCGTCGGTTCCGGTGGCGTGGGCAAGACGACCATCTCCGCGACCCTCGCCCTGCGCGCCGCGGTGGATGGCCGCAGCAGCCTCGTGTGCACCATCGACCCGGCCAAGCGGCTCGCCAACTCGCTCGGGCTCAATGCCCTGGGCAACGTGGAGGCCGAGGTGCCCGCCAGCGCCCTGGAACCGCTGGGCGTCAGCGCCCGCGCCCGCCTGCACGCGATGATGCTGGACATGAAGCAGACGTGGGACGATCTCATCGTCAAGAACGCCCCCGCCGACAAGCGCGAGAAGATCCTCGCCAACCGCTTCTACCAGTCCCTGTCCAGCGCGCTCGCCGGCAGCCAGGAGTACGTGGCGATGGAGAAGCTCTGGGAGCTGCGCACCCAGCGCGACTACGAGCTCATCGTGCTCGACACGCCGCCCACCGCGCACGCGCTCGACTTCCTGGAGGCCCCCAACCGGGTGCTGGACTTCCTGGACAACGAGGCCGCCCGGTGGCTGCTCACGCCCGCGCTCGCCGCGGGCAAGGTGGGCCTGTCCCTCTTCAGCCTGGGCAGCAGCTACATGACGAAGGCCATCTCCCGCTTCACCGGCACGGAGACCCTGCAGGAGCTGGCCGCCTTCATGCTCTCCATCGCCCCCATGAACGAGAGCTTCCGGGTGCGGGCGCGCGGCGTGCGCGAGCTGCTGGAGGCGCAGCAGACGGGCTTCGTCCTGGTGACGAGCCCTGGCCGGGAGCGCCTGGACGAGGTGGTGCACTTCCACAAGCTGCTCAAGCAGAACGGGATGGAGATCGTGGCGGTGGTGGTCAATCGCGTCCACCCGATGCCGCCCCCCGCCCTCTGGGAAGAAGCCCGGAGCCTCATTCCCGCCCGGCGCGCGAAGGTGGAACAGACACTGCGCGAGATGACGCTGCTCGCCGAGCAGGACGCCCGCGGCATCCTTGAGCTGCAAGCCGCCTGCGAGGGCACGCCCCTGGTGCAGGTGCCGCGCTTCGAGCTGGACGTGCACGACATCGGCGCCCTGTGGCGCACCGGGCGCTTCCTCATGGGCGAAGAGGTGATTCCCCTGCCTCAGCCCCAACTCACGGCCGGCGCGGGAACCCCATGA
- a CDS encoding tetratricopeptide repeat protein, with product MSATWRKWVWVGVLGLVGCRTTGSAGREASDGQPRQEVRFDTERVTGNAELAALNDEELFAAGTSAFAAKDFVQATLYFERLADFHPQSPHRREAIYQAGLAHERLEQWEAAERRFSELADAKQGTGDALESVFRLAETHYHLERYLEAAQLLATVAAREDLPVGKRLEAQVQQGVCELEAGQPEKAEATLRRAVSTYEGIADKDEVQDYYPAQAHFFIGEIYRLRYADVALDPGKGADALANDLNDKAELLLSAQGHYLRAIRVGNGHWATAAGTQIGSLYEDLYEKLVNSPAPKELDAEQAEIYREELRQRVRVLLTKAIDVYEQTLEAAERIGSHNTFVDKTRQSLEKMKALLLQDSENAAPAGTPPHS from the coding sequence ATGTCGGCCACCTGGCGCAAATGGGTGTGGGTGGGAGTGCTGGGTCTCGTGGGGTGCCGGACGACGGGGTCCGCGGGCAGGGAGGCCTCGGACGGACAGCCCCGTCAGGAAGTGCGCTTCGACACGGAGCGGGTGACGGGAAACGCGGAGCTCGCGGCGCTCAATGACGAGGAGCTCTTCGCGGCTGGGACGTCGGCCTTCGCGGCCAAGGATTTCGTCCAGGCGACGCTCTACTTCGAGCGGCTGGCGGACTTCCATCCCCAGAGCCCCCACCGGCGCGAGGCCATCTACCAGGCGGGACTCGCCCACGAGCGGCTGGAGCAGTGGGAGGCGGCGGAGCGGCGCTTCTCCGAGCTGGCCGATGCGAAGCAGGGCACCGGCGACGCGCTGGAGTCCGTCTTCCGCCTCGCCGAGACGCACTACCACCTGGAGCGCTACCTGGAGGCCGCGCAACTGCTGGCCACGGTCGCGGCACGCGAGGATCTGCCCGTGGGCAAGCGCCTGGAGGCCCAGGTGCAGCAGGGCGTGTGCGAGCTGGAGGCCGGACAACCCGAGAAGGCGGAGGCCACGCTGCGCCGCGCCGTCTCCACCTACGAGGGGATCGCGGACAAGGACGAGGTGCAGGACTACTACCCCGCCCAGGCCCACTTCTTCATCGGGGAGATCTACCGGCTGCGCTACGCGGACGTGGCGCTGGACCCGGGCAAGGGCGCCGATGCGCTCGCCAACGACTTGAACGACAAGGCCGAGCTGCTCCTGTCCGCGCAGGGCCACTACCTGCGCGCCATCCGCGTGGGCAATGGCCACTGGGCCACGGCCGCCGGCACGCAGATCGGCTCGCTCTACGAGGACCTGTACGAGAAGCTCGTGAACTCGCCCGCCCCCAAGGAGCTGGACGCGGAGCAGGCGGAGATCTACCGCGAGGAGCTGCGCCAGCGCGTGCGCGTGCTGCTCACCAAGGCCATCGACGTCTACGAGCAGACCCTGGAGGCGGCCGAGCGCATCGGCTCCCACAACACGTTCGTCGACAAGACGCGCCAGAGCCTGGAGAAGATGAAGGCCCTGCTGCTCCAGGACTCGGAGAACGCCGCCCCCGCCGGCACCCCGCCCCACTCCTGA
- a CDS encoding M48 family metalloprotease: MEPLFTPEQLAEIKAYHQPLYLGSAVSPLVYLGVLALILGALVRPFHRGAEACAAWLSRQLAFFRTAPVSRVILQALDRIWGEPGWGTAILFALFVDLFIQLVHTPSNIYFDYVLEHRYGMSTYTPLRYALDELKGLALSAIATSMLVLGLYGLARRVKRWWLVLGIPSALLLLVASALDPFRAQLYFEQAPLEPGPLRERITGLMARAHVPFEDVRVEKTSVASKRLQAYFAGQGPTRTIVLNDVIVKELSPEEILAAVAHEAGHVHEPKWPGRIASSVALIALLFAIDRLLRLAAKRGWFGTTRFADIRTLPLLWLLSFLVFFLSTPVSAAFSREREREADRYALQLTQDPAAFRRMLMKAARVNKMDPDPPRWAVLKGHSPPPLSERLAAVPPAP, encoded by the coding sequence ATGGAGCCCCTCTTCACGCCCGAGCAGCTCGCCGAGATCAAGGCCTACCACCAGCCGCTCTACCTCGGCAGCGCGGTGAGTCCGCTGGTCTACCTCGGCGTCCTCGCCCTCATCCTCGGCGCGCTGGTGCGGCCCTTCCACCGGGGCGCCGAGGCCTGCGCGGCCTGGCTCTCCCGCCAGCTCGCCTTCTTCAGGACGGCCCCCGTCAGCCGCGTCATCCTCCAGGCCCTGGACCGCATCTGGGGTGAGCCGGGCTGGGGCACCGCGATCCTCTTCGCGCTGTTCGTGGACCTCTTCATCCAGCTCGTCCACACCCCCTCGAACATCTACTTCGACTACGTGCTGGAGCACCGCTACGGCATGTCCACGTACACCCCGCTGCGCTACGCGCTGGACGAGCTCAAGGGCCTGGCGCTCTCGGCCATCGCCACCTCCATGCTGGTGCTCGGGTTGTATGGACTGGCCCGCCGGGTGAAGCGCTGGTGGCTCGTGCTGGGCATCCCCTCGGCGCTGCTGCTGCTGGTCGCCTCGGCCCTGGATCCCTTCCGCGCACAGCTCTACTTCGAGCAGGCGCCCCTGGAGCCCGGCCCCCTGCGCGAGCGCATCACCGGCCTCATGGCCCGCGCGCACGTGCCCTTCGAGGACGTCCGGGTGGAGAAGACGTCCGTGGCCAGCAAGCGCCTGCAGGCCTATTTCGCCGGCCAGGGCCCCACGCGCACCATCGTGCTCAATGACGTCATCGTGAAGGAACTCTCGCCCGAGGAGATCCTCGCCGCGGTCGCCCACGAGGCGGGCCACGTGCACGAACCGAAATGGCCGGGGCGAATCGCCTCCTCGGTGGCGTTGATCGCGCTCCTCTTCGCCATCGACCGGCTGCTTCGGCTCGCGGCGAAGCGCGGATGGTTTGGCACCACGCGCTTCGCCGACATCCGCACCCTGCCCCTGTTGTGGCTGCTCTCCTTCCTCGTCTTCTTCCTGAGCACCCCCGTGTCCGCCGCCTTCTCGCGCGAGCGAGAACGCGAGGCCGACCGCTACGCCCTCCAGCTCACCCAGGACCCCGCCGCCTTCCGGCGCATGCTCATGAAGGCCGCCCGGGTGAACAAGATGGACCCCGATCCCCCCCGCTGGGCCGTCCTCAAGGGGCACAGCCCCCCGCCTCTCAGCGAGCGGCTGGCGGCCGTCCCCCCCGCCCCTTGA